CAGCTTCCTGTAATCTTCTGGCTTCACCAGGCTCCGGATCACCTGAAGGCAGCAATCTTTCAAGCTGTAGACTGTAAGAGAAGCAGAACCCAAGATTTCAGTACTGGGGCTCAGTGGGGGACACAATATGATGATCAGCTTTATGTAAGCCTTGTGCTGGCTCTGGGGTTTCCATGGTAACATCAACAAGCAAACACTGCACGACCtcatgtcatgtgaccactgccTCTACTATAGTGGGAGGTCACCTGACAGGAGGTCCATGCAGAGTTGGTCTGTTTGTGTTACTATGGTAACCTGAGAGCGAGCGCAATGTTTAGATTACTGCAGCAGTCAGGAGGGAAGCAAGAAACGTAATTAAAACTTTTGATTATTATTTGTAGAGCCGATTCAACAACGCAAGAGTTATAATCTACGGCTGCGCAGTCAGGCGTCCATGTGACTGGACAGGGGTGGGTCGGTTCTGGCATCAGGGGGTGGGTGCAGGGCCAGGATCTGGGTTGTGATTAAATCTTGGACATTTTTTAGCTTAGGAAACTCTTTCGGGGTCTCCTCTGGGATTTGAACtaatttaggggtctgatctggagCCCGATTATTGTAAGTGTCTTGTCTGGGGTCTGATTTCACTCGAGGGTCTGGTATTGAGTTTGAAATAACTTAGGAatttgatctggggtctgatttaaggctactttcacactggcgttttggctttccgtttgtgagatccgttcagggctcccacacgcggtctaaaacggatcagttttgccctaatgtattctgaatggataaggatccgctcagaatgcatcagtttgcctccggtcagtctccattccgctctggaggcggcctgcagcattttggtgtctgtctgacgaaactgagccaaacggatccgttctgacacacaatgtaagtcaatggggacggatccgttttctatgacacaatagaaaacggatccttcctccATTAaccttcaatggtgttcaagacggatccgtcttggctatgttaaagataatacaaatggatccagacggttgtattatctgaacggatcagtctgtgcagatccatgacagatccgcaccaaacgctagtgtgaaaatagcctaaaagTAGGGGGGTCTGCTCTGGGATATAAATACATTTAGGGTATGATTAATGCAGGCATCTGTTCTGGTGCTCTgtctggggtctggaggtctaaaatAAAGGTCTTCTTTGGGGCCTCAGCAGTCTGGTGTctgatttaaaagggttttctgagattttagtaCCTTTGACCTATCCTCtcgatcagtatctgattggtgggcgtCCCACACcagagacccccgccgatcagctgtttgagaaggcactggcgctccatagtatagcggctgtgcttggtatcacgctcagccccattcccttctatagggctgagctctctctaggccacatgaccaacGAACGCGTCGTCAATGCAAGAAGACTGCGGCGCTACTGCAAgctccggtgccttctcaaacagctgatcgccggggtcccgggtgtcggacccccaccgataagatactgatgacttattcagaggataggtcatcagtattaaaaacttggaaaacccctttaactaagggGTCCGAAATAATTTAGAAGACTAGTCTGTAACGAGACAAACAGCTTGTACGGAATATCGGAGGACGCGCTCCCGCGGAGTGACTGTGCCCGACAGGGAACCTCTAGGATACAGGATGTGTGTATTGTTACCTGGCAGACAGATATTGACAATGGCCGGCTGTCCGTTCCTGCTCGCGGTTGCTGTGTAGATCTCGCTCTTGTTGGCGGTCAGCGCCAGGTCTGTGCCAACTTCACGAAACAGCCAAATGTGACCTGTGACCGAGGAAAAACAGGAAGTCAGAGCGCTGGGGAGCAGGGGGGGGGTCCGATCTGAAATGCATCAAACTGTAAGCAACATTATAGAGCGTGTatcttacaaaaaataaataaaagggaggagactctgcttgctgtcagtgaaactACCTGTAACACAGGGCTTATATGAGTGCACTTTGTTTccactcactgacagcaagcagaggtctggACAAGGATGAGAAAGTGAAGCACACAGGATAAAATGTTACACAGCTTTCCCCTTCCACACTGACCGCACTACACAGTCTATCTACACAGCGCCCTTGTACCCAGATAGGTGTTCATCCTGCGGCCGGTGCCCGGGGGAAGCGCCGGGTAGGGCTGCGGCTCCCCCTGGAAGTTCACCCAGATGGGCTGCACGGTCCGGGAGCTCCGGTTACAGAACACAACCGCAACGAGCACCCGGCTCTTAATGGACTCCAGCCGGGGGAGGCCGTCAGGCCACGGAAACTCTCCCGGCATTCCGAGGCTTCAATACAGTCAGGTAGGCCTTAACGTGTCACCATAGCAACCGACAGCGACGTCTTACTCGAGAGTCACGTCCGCAAACTGAGACGTCACTGGGAGGAGaatggcattgtgggagttgtagttttagtgCGGGTGAGCGTTAGAGGGAGAACAGCCCTGAGAGGGACAATTGTTATATAATACAGTCCTACAGATTATACATATTAACCTGATAGCTGACATGCAATCTATtactttactgatcctgagttacatcctgtattatactccagagctgcactcactattctgctggtgcagtcactgtgtacatacattacttatcctgtactgatcctgagttacatcctgtattatactccagagctgcactcactattctgctggtgcagtcactgtgtacatacattacttatcctgtactgatcctgagttacatcctgtattatactccagagctgcactcactattctgctggtgcagtcactgtgtacatacattacttatcctgtactgatcctgagatacatcctgtattatactctagagctgcactcactattctgctggagcagtcactgtgtacatacattacttatcctgtactgatcctgagttacatcctgtattatactccagagctgcactcactattctgctggtggtcactgtgtacatacattatttatcctgtactgatcctgagttacatcctatattatactccagagctgcactcactattctgctggtgcagtcactgtgtacatacattacttatcctgtactgatcctgagttacatcctgtattatactccagagctgcactcactattctgcgggcttcagagctgaaatctatcAGCATCCcttgcttgttcagtgtctgcacaggCCTTGTAGTGATTTGATTTACGAATTCAGTTTTTTTCTATGGCCGCGCTCCTGCAGTGTCATGTGACATTGTGTAATTCCATGTGTTTTTTTCCATGAGTCACCACCTccgtgtgaacatggccttacaGTAAATGAGGACATCACACCTGTTCCTATAAAGCCGCTCCCCATATTTCCCAGGAAGATAGCCGTTAGTAATGTCTCTGGAATTTGCAATTTCTGAGAAGCTCGACAGATTTCATGTTGCAAATTTATATAAAATGATTGAGTGACGGAGACGTTTTATAAGAGATATTGTGCCATCACAGAAACCTATTATTAGCAATAACTGTGGGGGCGGACAATCACTCCCATCATTGTGGATATCTTATCAGATCAGAggcttgcttaaaggggtttccattgTTAACATCAatgtctgatcggtgagggttccGGTCTGTTCAAGCTTCAGTACCTTCCAGGAGGTCAGTACAAGCGGGAACATAGTCCATTCACTACAACGGGGACGTTTTGAAAGTTTATTCACAGGTTTGGCTTACATATCTAActgatccagagctgcattcacatctCTAGAGCCGAAAtctgcatcagcagaatagtgagtgcagctctggagtataatacaggatgtaactaaggatcagtacaggataagtaatgtatgtacacagtgactgcaccagcagaatagtgagtgcagctctggagtataatacaggatgtaactaaggatcagtacaggataagtaatgtatgtacacagtgactgcaccagcagaatagtgagtgcagctctggagtataatacaggatgtaactcaggatcagtacaggataagtaatgtatgtacacagtgacggcaccagcagaatagtgagtgcagctctggagtataatacaggatgtaactcaggatcagtacaggataagtaatgtatgtacacagtgacggcaccagcagaatagggagtgcagctctggggtataatacaggatgcaactcaggatcagtacaggataagtaatgtatgtacacagtgactgcactagcagaatagtgagtgcagctccggagtataatacaggatgtaagtcaggatcagtacaggataagtaatgtatgtacacagtgactgcaccagcagaatagtgagtgcagctctggagtataatacaggatgtaactcagggtcagtacaggataagtaatgtatgtacacagtgactgcaccagcagaatagtgagtgcagctctggagtataatacaggatgtaactcaggataagtaatgtatgtactgtagggatttgctctggtaggcagggtaagcggacgcagtacagaggcaaaaccacggttgataaacaaaagtcagtgtttattcacacaaaaaaaggcaggaaaataaaacacaaaacttGGCCGGGTCCTGGTGctaattcacacagcaaaagtccacATAAGTCAAAGAAACATGTCACCTggcggtccacagcaggctttagggcacctggcttccagctggctgCTCTCAGCCTTGTAGTATGGCAGACGACCTCCTCCGCTCCCAAACCACAgcgctccactatcacctggaggttTATTCCgcccccagctgagctgctggctgggcttttaaaccccaacccaaaacccggcctggaacttggggaacagccacccaccctgctctttggctgctcccaataagaaccggcccggattggctttacaacCACAGTAAGtaacacagtgtcagcgagcactagctgcggctgacacacaaAAGAACCGG
This Bufo gargarizans isolate SCDJY-AF-19 chromosome 7, ASM1485885v1, whole genome shotgun sequence DNA region includes the following protein-coding sequences:
- the VHL gene encoding von Hippel-Lindau disease tumor suppressor: MPGEFPWPDGLPRLESIKSRVLVAVVFCNRSSRTVQPIWVNFQGEPQPYPALPPGTGRRMNTYLGHIWLFREVGTDLALTANKSEIYTATASRNGQPAIVNICLPVYSLKDCCLQVIRSLVKPEDYRKLDIVATLYDDLDDRPNVQKDLRRMAIQFWNQTRPQDP